In Pseudomonadota bacterium, the genomic window GTGTCCGTGATTGTAGATCTGTTCTTTTCGCTTGTCTTTGTGGCAATGATGTTCCTGTACAGCGTTAAGCTGACCCTGATATTCTCCGGCTTCGTATCTCTTACGGCAATGCTGTATCTTATTGTAACGCCGGAACTCAGGAGGAGGTTGGAACACAAGTTTCAGATGGCGGCTCAGTCCAACTCTTATCTCGTCGAGTCAATTACAGGCATCCAGACGGTAAAATCCCTTGCCCTTGAAGGCTCCATGCAGAAAAGGTGGGAAGAGAACCTTGGAAAATATGTTCATTCGAGTTTCAAACTCGCCAATATGGGAAACATTGCAGGCGCCGTATCAGGCACGTTTCAGAGGCTGATGACAATCACCGTACTTTACCTCGGCGTGAAGCTCGTTATAGACAACCAGCTTACCATAGGACAGTTGATTGCCTTTCAAATGTTTGCCGGTCAGTTCACCGGTCCGTTTTTGCGGCTTGTAAACCTCTGGAACGAGTTTCAACAGGCGTTGCTTTCCGTTGACAGGATCGGAGATATACTCAACAACAAGACCGAGGTTACGTCCGGCAAAGATATCACGCTGCCGTCGCTCAACGGCGCAATCAGATTTGAGGATGTCTGTTTTAAGTATGTGCCGGATTCCCCTTATGTGCTCGACAAGATCAATTTCGAGGCAAAACCTGGCATGAGCATAGGCATAGTTGGGAGAAGCGGAAGCGGAAAAAGCACAATCACAAAGTTGATCGAGAAGCTATATATCATAAGCGAAGGGGCGGTTTATATAGACGATATAGACATACGCCATATCAATCCAATATGGCTTCGATACAATATTGGCGTTGTGCTTCAGGATGATTACCTGTTCAGCGGGACAATCAGGGAAAATATCTCCATCTCGAAACCGGATGCGCCCGTGGAGGTTATCATTGAAGCGGCAAAGATAGCAGGGGCGCATCAATTCATAACACAACTGCCCCAGGGATACGACACGATTGTTGGGGAACGCGGATCAACCCTGTCCGGCGGCCAGAAGCAAAGAATAGCCATTGCAAGGGCGCTGATAACAAGCCCGAGAATCCTTATCTTTGATGAGGCTACCTCATCTCTTGATTATGAATCTGAAAAAATTATCCGGCAGAATATCACCAGGATCAAGGCCGGCAGGACTATGTTTATTGTAGCCCACAGGTTGTCTACTGTTAAGGACTGCGACATTATCATTGCCCTCGATCAAGGGAAGATCGTTGAAATGGGCGATCATGAAGGGCTTATGGCAAAAAACGGCTATTACCGGCACCTGTATATGCAGCAGGAGGCGGTGTGACAGCGATTTTGAATTTTGAATGTAGAATGTAGAATTTAAATTATGAATAGAAGGAATAATACATAAGGATTGAGGGATTGAGGGGGAATATGTTGTTTAAAAGGATATTCAGACGTGATGATGCCTATGAATTCAAGCCCACGATGGCGGAAATCGAGGAGAAACCGGCTAACCCGCTGGGAAAGCTGATCTTCTGGGTTATTATCGCCTCTTTTGTGTTCTTTGTTCTATGGACGTGCCTAGGCAAGGTTGACGTTGTTGTCAGCGCAAGAGGGCTGGTAATCCCTGAAGGCGATATANNNNNNNNNNNNNNNNNNNNNNNNNNNNNNNNNNNNNNNNNAGAGGGGGATTTTGTGAAAAAGGGACAGGCGCTTATGGAGATCGATCCTTCAATGACTGCGCCGGAAGTAGAATCAAAGAAAAAGAACCTTCAGTTTCTGGAGCTTGAAAAGCTCAGGATGTATTCTGCGCTGGGGAAAAAGGGGTTTAATCCTGATGCGAGAATTCACGATAGCGAAACTATAAAAATCCAGAGGGAGCTTTATGCATCATCCCTGGCAGGACTTCAGAAACAGCTTGAGGGGAAAAAGGCGGAACTGAACCGTATCGAAGAAGAGATTGAATCAACGCAAAAAGATAAGGCACAAAACAGCGTCATGCTCGTTGTGTCTTCAGAGAAAGAAAAGAGACTGAGGACGGTTATTGATATCATTGCAAGGAACGAATATGAAAAGACGACAAATGATATTCTCACATATTCAAACAACATCGAGCAATCGAAACATAAGATCGAGCAACTGAACTACCAGAGACAACAAATTATCAGCGAGATAGCATTTATCAATGAAAATTTCAAGACAACGTCTTTGAAGGAGTTTTCCGATAAACACAGACAGACAACAGAAATCAGAGCTGAAATTGATAAAACAGCCTTCAGGAACGAGAAACAGAGCATACTCTCCCCGGTGGAAGGTCATATTTCAAATCTTTATTTCCACACAATAGGCGGCGTGGTAACGCCTGCGCAAAAACTCATGGCAATCGTTCCGGTAGATGCGCCCCTTGTTGTTAAGGCATCGGTTCTCAATAAAGATGTCGGTTTCGTAAAAGACAATATGCCTGTCCTGATAAAGATCGACACCTTTGACTTCCAGAAATACGGTACATTAAACGGTGTGATAAGGAATGTTGCAAAGCACAGCACAGAGGACGAAAAGCTTGGACCCGTTTATGAAGTATTTATCAACCTTCTCGAATCCCGTCTTATGGTTGAAGGACGGATGACGCCGGTTGCGTCGGGCATGAGCTTAACGGCTGAAATCAAGGTCGGAAAAAGACGGATCATCGAGTTTTTCGTATATCCGCTGATAAAGTATCTGGATGAGGGGATCAAGGTCAGATAAGGAGCATCCTTATTTGTTGGGGGGGCAATTAAGATCAATAAGAACATGAAATATCATTTCATAATACGGCAACACCATTGTTGTGTAATGGCTATGGGGGATTTATGCCTATGACAACAAACAAATATAAGCAGGCAAAAGAGGCACATATGTTCAGGACTTTCAGTAGTAACTCAACAAGGCAAGATAAGTATGAACGTACAGAAAGAAACAACGTCCCTACGTCCCTTCCCAACAAGCTCTGCGACTGGGTTCAGACGGAAATTGTAAGTAATTGTTTTAAGGATATTTTCCTTCATGTGAAAGAAAATATCAACATACATTGTCATTGACAATTCATCAATAATCGGCATACAATTAAGGCATATAAAGGAGGTGCTATATATGCGTGCAACATTAAACATACCCGACGACCTCATTGTTGAAGTACAAAACCTTTCCGGTGAAAAATCGAAAACCAAAGCCATAGTTACTGCTATGCAGGAGTATATAAAAGAGAGAAAGATCAAGAAACTTCTTGAATTGAGAGGGAGATTTCAGATTGATTATAACTGGCAGAAAGAAGAAGAAATTGAACTTCAGGCACAAAAAGAAAGGGAGAAACTTCTTGAACGATAAAATACTGGCAGACACAAGCGTATGGATAGAATTTTTTAATACAGAATCGGATGCCGGGAATATGCTTGAATCACTTATTTCCACCGACTCTGTCGCAATATGCGGAATAGTACTTTTTGAGCTTATGCAGGGTATAAAGTCAGAAACAGAAAAATCAACCATCCTGGATGCCATCTCTGAACTTCCGTACATAGAGATGAACTCAAATTTATGGCAAAAATCAGCGGCATTGTCTGCATCATTGAGAAAAAAAGGGATTACTCTTCCCTTATCCGATATCTTTATCGCCGCCATTGCATTGGAACACAATCTCCTCATATTCACCCTGGATAAACATTTTGAAAGCATTCCCGGCATATCCCTTTATAAACATAAACCGCAGATTTAAGATTCATCTATTCTCCTTAATCCCGACAATTCTAAAGTTTTTGCCGCCAATATGTTCAACAAGGATATCGGCAATAGCTTTTTTCTTCTTTTTATCAAACAGTCTGTTTTTTACAGCTTCAGGAATCGAGGATCTATCTATCCCTTTGATTTCAGCATTTTTACCTTCATGGGTTGCCTAAACAATATCATTGCCGGGGTTCCAGATAAGGGCAACGTTTTTCCACAGGGTTTGCAGCGAAGGCTTTTTTTCTTTCATATTAAGTTGTTCTGCAGCCTCCGGGGAGTTTGTTACTATGGTTTCTATTTTATCTTCGACATGACTGTCACGAAAAACCTCCTGCACCATTTCTTCATTTGTTTCTATATCGAGTGGCTCAACCTGGAAACAAGACCAACCCAACGGGATTGGCTGATCATCTTTGAGCCATACTCTCTGTGATTTCGGCGTAACATTATCTCCTTTATTTTTACCTGCAAAATTTCGTACAAGTTTTTTTGTCTTCTCAGGCAAAAGAGGCACATATGTTCAGGACTCTAAGTAATTCAACAAGGCAAGATAAGGATGAACGTACAGAAAGAAACAACGTCCCTAAGTCCCTTCTCAAAAACTTGGTCTGGAATCCATCCCGGCACGGGTTGTCAATGCAATTACACAAAAAGATGAAATATTAGCCTTTCAGTTGACGGAAAACCTGCAACGTGAAGACTTAAATCCCATAGACCAGGCAAAAGGAATATTGACCTATATTCAGGCAAGGCATTCTGATAAAGGGTACGATGTGGATGGGGTGATGAGTGACCTCATAAAGTATAACCGGAAACCTGACTTGTTATCTTAGGCAGTGGTTACAACAGTTGTAACCACTCCTGAAATCGTCGGAAAGTCAATAATGACGGTGTATAACGGGCTATCACTCTTAAAACTCTCCGATGAGATTCAGGCAGCAATCCGGGCAGGAAAACTACCTGTTTCTCAGGGTTACATTTTTGCATCACACCTTGATTATGCCGATTCAAAGAAAGTCTTTGACATTGTCATAGCACAACCTGTTACCAATACCACCCTTGAGAGAATGCTTACACGTAGCTTAGAGCCACCCAAACAACCCGCACACCCCACACTCTCACGACAGAGGACAAGCGTCAAAAATATAAGGACCGCTATTGAAGAAAATGCAGGCAAATATACCAAAGAAGATCTTTAGGAACTCTTTAATGATCTACGCGTCCTCTGTGACTATGTTCAGCAGCAGGCCGCTGCTACAGTGTCGAAAAAGCCACGCAAACCACAGTTGTGAAGGGTGAAAAAAGTGAAAGGTGAAATGTGGACGCGAGCTTTAGCCTGCGCAAGTAAAAAATGCAGGGCATAGGCTTGTGGGAGGTGGCACGTCTTATGCCGTTTTCTATAATGACAAGGGAGAGATTGTCGGTAAGGTTATGATAAAAAAGACGATAGAGCAATGGCTGGAAGAGATGAGAGGGAATTAATTATTTGCGTTAACCCCTTCCTGAAAGTCTTGTTTTTCCATTTTGCTGCTTTATGCTAAATTATAATCAGAAAGAGTTGAAAAATGGCAAAATTCTAACTTAACATGTGGTATAATTTTATAGAGAAGGTCACTTTAAAATAAGCACATAAATTTTCTTTGATGAATATGCATAAATTAATTCGATTGTACCAGATTATTGCTTTCTCAACATTTGTTGTACTTCTTTCTATATTCATATCGGGCTGTGAAAGTAGATATGAAGATTTAGATCTTAGTGTCTATCAATACCGCGATACAAAAGATCTTGTCAAATTTGTTTATGATGCTTCGCTGATACTCAACAAGGATGGTTTGAAAAGTTTGGAATATTTCCGAAACAATCGCAAACTTTATCTTACACCTGACCGCTACCTTTACATCTACGATATGAACGGAGTGAATATCTATCACACAGGCATGCCGCATCTCGAGGGTAAAAACCTTTGGAATCTTAAAGATAAAAACGGTAAAAAACCAATTCAAATGGTGATTGCCGCATTAGCTGATAAAAACAATCCGCATGCCTGGGTGCATTATTCTTGGTGGGAGCCGGGTAAATTCTATCCTGTTCCTAAATCCTCTTGTCATTTTAAAGTTACAACCGCTGAAGGTATGGTATTATTTGTTGGTGGCGGTTTGAATTATCCTCACGAAGAAAAGGAGTTTATCAGAATTATAGTTGACGACGCCGCTCAATTGATTAAAGAAAAAGGCGATTCTGCGCTTTCGGAGATAGCAGATCCTGTCTCTCAATATATTTTCCGCGATGTGAAAGTATTTGCTTTTACCCAAGCCGGCAAATTGCTTATATCGCCTGTGATGAACGATAGTCTTACTGAATTCAAACTGCTGGATTGTGTCGATGAGATGGGTCATAAACCATTCGAGAAGGCGCTGAAAGGACTAGAGAATAAGGATTCAGTTTGGGAGATATTTCTGGCGAAAAACCGATATCAGCGGATACTTGTAAAAAAGAGCTTATACTTGCGCAAAACATATATCGCTGATCAGGAAATCTATGTCGGCGCGATAACAGACCTTCCCCAACCACCAGGATAATTAAGGCTACGAATGGCAGACAATAAAAAATACGAGTATTCTGTAAATGAAGTACCGCCATTAGGACATTTGTTGTTGTCGGCATTTCAACACGTTCTGATAATGGTTGTTGCTATCGGCATACCTATAATTTTTTCCGGTCAGCTCAATGAAACGCCGGAATTTACAGCTTCTTTGGTAACCTTTTCCATGCTTGCCTCAGGCATTGGCTCAATTATACAGGCTTTGCGATTGCCTTATCTGGGTTCCGGTTATTTATGCCCAAATCTCTGTGGTCCTTCTTATTTAAGTCTTTCTCTTTCCGCGGCGTGGATAGGTGGTTTGCCTTTGATGCGCGGCATTACTATTGTTGCTGGTTTTATAGAGATATTTCTTGCGCCAGTCATTCAAAAGCTTAAAAAGGTATTTCCAATATACATTGTCGGGCTTGTTGTCGCCTTGGTCGGAATCAGTATTATTCAGATTTCAATAACATCGTTTTTTGGTCTTACTTTTCAAGGGGATGCCATACGCAATATAGATATATTTATTGGCGCTGTGTCTTTATTAATA contains:
- a CDS encoding PIN domain-containing protein, coding for MNDKILADTSVWIEFFNTESDAGNMLESLISTDSVAICGIVLFELMQGIKSETEKSTILDAISELPYIEMNSNLWQKSAALSASLRKKGITLPLSDIFIAAIALEHNLLIFTLDKHFESIPGISLYKHKPQI
- a CDS encoding cache domain-containing protein, which codes for MHKLIRLYQIIAFSTFVVLLSIFISGCESRYEDLDLSVYQYRDTKDLVKFVYDASLILNKDGLKSLEYFRNNRKLYLTPDRYLYIYDMNGVNIYHTGMPHLEGKNLWNLKDKNGKKPIQMVIAALADKNNPHAWVHYSWWEPGKFYPVPKSSCHFKVTTAEGMVLFVGGGLNYPHEEKEFIRIIVDDAAQLIKEKGDSALSEIADPVSQYIFRDVKVFAFTQAGKLLISPVMNDSLTEFKLLDCVDEMGHKPFEKALKGLENKDSVWEIFLAKNRYQRILVKKSLYLRKTYIADQEIYVGAITDLPQPPG
- a CDS encoding type II toxin-antitoxin system VapB family antitoxin translates to MRATLNIPDDLIVEVQNLSGEKSKTKAIVTAMQEYIKERKIKKLLELRGRFQIDYNWQKEEEIELQAQKEREKLLER
- a CDS encoding HlyD family type I secretion periplasmic adaptor subunit, which translates into the protein EGDFVKKGQALMEIDPSMTAPEVESKKKNLQFLELEKLRMYSALGKKGFNPDARIHDSETIKIQRELYASSLAGLQKQLEGKKAELNRIEEEIESTQKDKAQNSVMLVVSSEKEKRLRTVIDIIARNEYEKTTNDILTYSNNIEQSKHKIEQLNYQRQQIISEIAFINENFKTTSLKEFSDKHRQTTEIRAEIDKTAFRNEKQSILSPVEGHISNLYFHTIGGVVTPAQKLMAIVPVDAPLVVKASVLNKDVGFVKDNMPVLIKIDTFDFQKYGTLNGVIRNVAKHSTEDEKLGPVYEVFINLLESRLMVEGRMTPVASGMSLTAEIKVGKRRIIEFFVYPLIKYLDEGIKVR
- a CDS encoding type I secretion system permease/ATPase; the protein is MQTALVCLELIARINQISVDLRTVMREYGIADEEISKEQLLLISKNLGFKARIKTMPLDVVLKKYPSPVMVIFKDGTYGVALKADTENGKTLVFCPKEMAAKPFESEELQGISSGEYIVFKHRMISSDAAFGFRWFYNEILHYKNVIGEVLTGSFVVQLFGLVTPLFTQVILDKVIVHRSMTTLDVLAVAFIAVTIFEFLLNASRNYIFIHTANKIDAKLGAKLFKHLFSLPFVYFESRKVGNIVARMRELDNIREFITNKSVSVIVDLFFSLVFVAMMFLYSVKLTLIFSGFVSLTAMLYLIVTPELRRRLEHKFQMAAQSNSYLVESITGIQTVKSLALEGSMQKRWEENLGKYVHSSFKLANMGNIAGAVSGTFQRLMTITVLYLGVKLVIDNQLTIGQLIAFQMFAGQFTGPFLRLVNLWNEFQQALLSVDRIGDILNNKTEVTSGKDITLPSLNGAIRFEDVCFKYVPDSPYVLDKINFEAKPGMSIGIVGRSGSGKSTITKLIEKLYIISEGAVYIDDIDIRHINPIWLRYNIGVVLQDDYLFSGTIRENISISKPDAPVEVIIEAAKIAGAHQFITQLPQGYDTIVGERGSTLSGGQKQRIAIARALITSPRILIFDEATSSLDYESEKIIRQNITRIKAGRTMFIVAHRLSTVKDCDIIIALDQGKIVEMGDHEGLMAKNGYYRHLYMQQEAV
- a CDS encoding HlyD family type I secretion periplasmic adaptor subunit: MLFKRIFRRDDAYEFKPTMAEIEEKPANPLGKLIFWVIIASFVFFVLWTCLGKVDVVVSARGLVIPEGDI